The Deltaproteobacteria bacterium genome segment ACCTTCCGTTTTTGTTATCCCCGTTCCCCGGGGAAAAAACCAGCAGAAGACTTCAGCACCATGGCCAACATTTTGGGCGGGATCTGGTGGGAGGAAAAGGAGCGGACCAAAAAAAACTACCTGGCCTCTTGCCGGGTACTGCAGCAGGCTCTCCGAAACACAATATCCACGGGTTCAGTCAAACCCATGGTCAGGTGCGCCCCGTCCGTCGGGCGAGTCCATCTCGTTCACTTGAATCTAGATCGGGCGGTGCTCACCTCGCCGGATGTGAAACAGATGATCAAGACGGCCTACCGCCAGGAAGCCAAAAAGAATCATCCCGATGTGGGCGGCAAATCTGAAAAGTTCCGGCGGATTCACGAGGCCTATGAGGAGCTTTCCTGCTGGGCTGAAAACCCGACCTACATCCGTTATCGTGGTTTTCCCGATAAGTGGTTTTACGACCGGGACCGCAACCGTTG includes the following:
- a CDS encoding J domain-containing protein — encoded protein: MYEYHAHNLTLAKIVNNGRRCLSCGTPAITNRQRYCSPACRRRLQFKLDLRTGLIQALNAQYATFCFSDEQIFMDVLPYGRQDTFRFCYPRSPGKKPAEDFSTMANILGGIWWEEKERTKKNYLASCRVLQQALRNTISTGSVKPMVRCAPSVGRVHLVHLNLDRAVLTSPDVKQMIKTAYRQEAKKNHPDVGGKSEKFRRIHEAYEELSCWAENPTYIRYRGFPDKWFYDRDRNRWNQPLPLTRV